In Osmerus eperlanus chromosome 17, fOsmEpe2.1, whole genome shotgun sequence, a single genomic region encodes these proteins:
- the LOC134037536 gene encoding E3 ubiquitin-protein ligase TRIM39-like, translating to MSSRSLLSEEQFKCSICLDVFTESVSITCGHNFCKACIAMYCQCDNMCQCPFCMEQFYGEPDFKKLDKQEFEFLAKPGEGSIEHKLTSKNQTKWMNPLVKLTDKKEKLMNPVDKMVSPGNTQVVQKMCKKHHRPLEMFCKRDQTCVCVMCIKTDHEAHYTIPLQEEYKETKVQLGIENGGVQHMIQERLEKVQEIQLSIEISKSDAEREISDSIQAFTALVHSIEKSQAELIEVIEEKQKAAEKRAEGFIKDLEQEITELKRRSTELEQLSHTEDHLHLLQSFPSLSTPPHTKDWSEISVHSDLSIGTARRAVCQIEDTLVDVLKKLCEAELRRTRQYAVDVTLDPDTAHPRLRLSDDGKRVKHGYVRKDLPDNPERFDPVVLVLGKQGLSSGRFYYEVQVEGKTEWDLGVARESINRKGEVTVSPEKGHWTIWLRNGSEYMALTDTPVLLSLKQKPQKVGVFVDYEDGQVSFYDVEATFHIYSYTGCTFTEKLYPYLSPCLNDEGTNSAPLIITPVQKS from the coding sequence ATGTCTTCCAGAAGTCTGCTGTCTGAAGAGCAGTTCAAGTGTTCTATCTGTCTGGATGtcttcactgaatctgtctctattaCATGTGGACACAACTTCTGCAAGGCCTGTATCGCTATGTACTGTCAATGCGATAATATGTGTCAGTGTCCATTTTGCATGGAGCAATTCTATGGAGAACCTGATTTTAAAAAGCTGGACAAACAGGAGTTTGAATTCCTTGCCAAACCCGGAGAAGGGTCCATTGAACATAAACTCACAAGCAAGAACCAAACAAAATGGATGAACCCTTTGGTGAAACTGACCGATAAGAAAGAAAAACTGATGAACCCTGTTGACAAGATGGTCAGCCCTGGGAATACACAGGTTGTACAGAAGATGTGTAAGAAGCATCACAGACCCTTAGAGATGTTCTGTAAGAGAGACCagacatgtgtttgtgtcatgtGCATAAAAACAGACCATGAAGCCCATTATACAATTCCACTTCAGGAGGAATATAAAGAGACAAAGGTTCAACTGGGAATAGAAAATGGAGGTGTGCAGCACATgatccaggagagacttgaGAAGGTTCAGGAGATTCAACTCTCAATAGAGATCAGCAAGagcgatgcagagagagagatatcagacAGCATTCAGGCCTTCACTGCTCTGGTGCACTCCATTGAGAAAAGCCAGGCTGAGCTCATTGAggtgattgaggagaagcagaaagcagcagagaaacgGGCTGAAGGGTTCATTAAagatctggagcaggagatcactgagctgaaaaggagaagcactgagctggagcagctctcacacactgaggaccacctccacctgctccagagcttcccatccctgagcacccctccacacaccaaggactggtctgagatcagtgtcCACAGTGATCTGAGTATTGGGACAGCAAGGAGAGCAGTGTGTCAGATTGAGGATACATTGGTAGATGTTTTGAAGAAGTTGTGTGAAGCTGAACTGAGGAGGACCCGTCAGTATGCTGTTGATGTAACTCTGGACCCAGACACAGCCCATCCAAGACTCCGTCTGTCTGACGATGGGAAAAGAGTCAAGCATGGATATGTCAGGAAGGATCTccctgacaacccagagaggtttgaTCCTGTTGTCTTAGTCCTGGGAAAGCAGGGCTTGTCCTCAGGTAGGTTCTACTAtgaggtgcaggttgaggggaagaCTGAGTGGGATCTGGGAGTGGCCAGAGAGTCCAtcaacaggaagggggaggtaaCAGTAAGCCCTGAGAAAGGACACTGGACAATATGGCTAAGAAATGGAAGTGAGTACATGGCTCTCACAGacacccctgtcctcctctccctgaaaCAGAAGCCCCAGAAGGTGGGAGTGTTTGTGGATTATGAGGATGGTCAGGTCTCCTTTTATGATGTGGAGGCAACGTTTCACATCTACTCTTACACTGGCTGCACCTTCACTGAGAAGCTGTACCCGTATCTGAGTCCTTGTCTTAATGACGAAGGTACCAACTCAGCTCCTTTGATCATCACCCCTGTACAAAAGAGTTAG